Proteins encoded in a region of the Pelobates fuscus isolate aPelFus1 chromosome 11, aPelFus1.pri, whole genome shotgun sequence genome:
- the UPK1A gene encoding uroplakin-1a gives MAEKGSSALVGIIVFGNVVIMLSGLALFAETIWATTDPYKVYPILGVTGKDDVFAGGWIAIFCGFSLFVLALYGIVSAMRGSRTMLMVYLVFMMIVYIFECASCITSFTHRDYMINSNVIKQQMLAYYLDTSPQGVEITNTWNRMMLEKSCCGFDGPQDWISYGSKFRSLYAENDAPWPYWCCTRDANFQLVNQQGCLLGYPSFINSQGCSSHIVNAINSYTWGISWFGFAILMWTMLVLFVTMYHYTTLS, from the exons ATGGCAGAGAAGGGCTCGTCCGCCCTGGTGGGGATCATTGTGTTTGGAAATGTAGTTATTATG CTCTCTGGGCTGGCATTATTTGCTGAAACAATCTGGGCTACGACCGACCCGTACAAGGTGTACCCCATCTTGGGTGTTACTGGAAAGGATGATGTGTTTGCCGGTGGATGGATTGCCATTTTCTGTGGCTTCTCACTCTTTGTTCTGGCTCTGTATGGCATTGTGTCTGCGATGAGAGGAAGCCGTACCATGCTCATGGTG TACCTGGTGTTCATGATGATCGTTTACATATTTGAATGCGCGTCCTGCATAACGTCCTTCACCCATCGAGACTAC ATGATAAATTCCAATGTGATTAAACAACAAATGCTCGCCTACTACTTGGATACGTCCCCGCAGGGCGTTGAAATCACCAACACGTGGAACAGGATGATGTTGGAG AAAAGCTGCTGTGGATTTGACGGCCCCCAGGACTGGATCTCCTATGGCTCCAAGTTCCGCTCTCTTTACGCGGAGAACGATGCCCCATGGCCGTACTGGTGCTGCACCAGGGATGCCAACTTCCAGCTTGTGAACCAGCAAGGCTGCCTCCTGGGTTATCCATCCTTTATCAATTCACAG GGCTGCTCCAGTCACATCGTAAACGCCATTAACAGTTATACATGGGGAATATCTTGGTTTGGATTTGCCATTCTGATGTGGACG ATGCTGGTTCTGTTTGTGACAATGTATCATTACACCACGCTGAGCTGA